CACAGTGGTGGGGACAGTTCATAGGCTTCAGCAAAAATTCTTCTCCTTCATTTGGAGTTTTAATCGGCTGGAAGCTGTCTGCTCCATATTTATCCCAGTGTCCGGATGTTACATATAACTCTTTTGATCCGATATGGGGAGACATTACAAATTCATAACCTCCTTTTTTCTGAGCCTCCGAAAGGAAATTTTCCAATTTTCTTCTCAAAGCAGTACCTTTTGGTAACCAAAGTGGTAAACCGGCACCTACTTTTTCAGAGAATGCAAAAATTCCAAGTTCTTTGCCTAATTTTCTGTGATCTCTTCTTTTAGCTTCTTCTAATCTTTCAAGATATTCAGTAAGATCTTTCTGCTTAGGGAAAGAAATACCATAAACTCTTGTCAGCTGAGGATTCTTTTCACTTCCTCTCCAATAAGCTCCTGCTGCATTTAAAATTTTAACAGCCTTTACAATTCCTGTATTTGGAATGTGCCCTCCACGACATAAATCCGTGAAGTTATCATGAGTTACAAAAGTAATTTCCCCATCATTAAGATTAGAGATCAGTTCTACTTTATAAGGATTATCTGCATATGTTTTTAACGCGTCTTCTTTAGAAACCGGATATAATGAGAATGTTGACCCTTTCTTTGCATTTTCAAGGATCTTCTTTTCAATCTTTTCAAAATCTTTTTCAGATAAGCTTTCATCCCCGAAATCTACATCATAGTAGAATCCACTTTCAATTGCCGGACCAATGGTCAACTTAGCATTAGGATAAAACTCAAGGATAGCCTGCGCCAAAAGGTGGGCAGAAGAATGCCAGAAAGCTTTCTTTCCAAGATCATCATTCCAGGTCAAAAGCTGTACCGTAGAATCCGTGGTTATAGGCGTGGTTGTCTCTACTTGTGTACCGTTAACAATTGCGGAAATGGTATTTCTAGCCAATCCCTCGCTTATCGATTTTGCCACATCTAGAGGAGTAACTGCTCCTTCGAATTCTTTGACACTATTGTCTGGAAGTGTAATTTTTATCATTGTTTACTAAGAAATTTTAAGATGCAAAAATACGCATTTTTTGGATAAAATACTATATTAGCGTATATTTTTAGAATGAGAATGAATATTAAAAATTAAAAAGATACTGATCGTTTTATCTCACAGAGTTTAGTATGTAGTTTTTTACAGAAAAATGCATAGGATTTCCGGAACCGGAAACAAAATAGGGGAATCTATCCTTTTGGTGAGACCGTTTTGAGTAGAATATAAAAAACAATGAAGGTGTAGAAGATTGGATTGTGCTGTAATGTTTTGTTCGTCAGCTTGTTGATTGTTTTTTTTTATATAAGGTGATCATCTGGAGAATATAAATATTGACTGTTTTTTCTAATGGACTTAATGATGTTTCTAATAAAAAAATACAGTTCAGACGATCGGAAATAAGAATGGAAATTTGAAAAATTCCACTTAACTATCATTTTGATTTTTCTGTTTCACCTTGAATAAAGTTGAAAAAATA
This genomic window from Chryseobacterium sp. MEBOG06 contains:
- the thrS gene encoding threonine--tRNA ligase, translating into MIKITLPDNSVKEFEGAVTPLDVAKSISEGLARNTISAIVNGTQVETTTPITTDSTVQLLTWNDDLGKKAFWHSSAHLLAQAILEFYPNAKLTIGPAIESGFYYDVDFGDESLSEKDFEKIEKKILENAKKGSTFSLYPVSKEDALKTYADNPYKVELISNLNDGEITFVTHDNFTDLCRGGHIPNTGIVKAVKILNAAGAYWRGSEKNPQLTRVYGISFPKQKDLTEYLERLEEAKRRDHRKLGKELGIFAFSEKVGAGLPLWLPKGTALRRKLENFLSEAQKKGGYEFVMSPHIGSKELYVTSGHWDKYGADSFQPIKTPNEGEEFLLKPMNCPHHCEIYKTSQWSYRDLPKRYAEFGTVYRYEQSGELHGLTRVRGFTQDDAHLFCTPDQLSEEFEKVIDLTLYVFKSLGFEDFVTQVSLRDPENKEKYIGSDENWEKAESAIINAAQKKGLKTVIEYGEAAFYGPKLDFMVKDALGRKWQLGTIQVDYNLPERFDLHYIGNDNEKHRPVMIHRAPFGSMERFIAILLENTAGDFPLWLSPDQFIILPISEKYVDYSKKVSQFLENHDISGQIDDRNEKTGKKIRDAELNKIPFMLVVGENEENEGTISVRRRGEGDLGVMKLEDFVAYFKKEAAI